A DNA window from Adhaeribacter pallidiroseus contains the following coding sequences:
- a CDS encoding alpha/beta fold hydrolase, translated as MDMHCIRRGTGKPLLLIHGIGGSSRSWHLILDALVEAGRQVIAVDLPGHGATPALRGEVSIRTLADAVTDFLQKQDLMGIDAVGSSMGARLVLELARRGGIVGAVVSLDPGGFWRGWEVPFFYYSVATSVRLVRLLQPIMPTLLGNPIGRTALLAQFSARPWQLPATLVGDEMRTFASSPSFDELLDQLAHGERQQGVPPGTIKQPLVIGWGRQDRVCLPRQATRALAAFPDAHLHWFNDCGHFPQWDAPTQTVRLVLAVINGELLLGGLPAQSTQRTSPRKVFFKLAIGLVLIASVIGLFRRKT; from the coding sequence ATGGATATGCACTGCATTCGCCGCGGCACCGGTAAGCCGCTATTACTTATTCACGGAATTGGCGGTAGCTCGCGTTCTTGGCATCTGATCCTGGATGCCCTAGTTGAAGCGGGTCGGCAAGTTATTGCCGTTGACTTACCGGGCCACGGGGCTACCCCGGCCTTGCGAGGGGAAGTATCTATCCGTACGCTGGCGGATGCCGTTACAGATTTTCTGCAAAAACAGGATTTAATGGGTATTGATGCGGTAGGTAGTTCCATGGGTGCCCGCTTGGTACTAGAGCTAGCTCGACGCGGGGGAATAGTAGGCGCCGTTGTTTCATTGGACCCCGGCGGATTTTGGCGGGGCTGGGAAGTACCTTTTTTTTATTATTCAGTGGCTACTTCCGTGCGCCTAGTGCGGTTATTGCAACCGATAATGCCAACCCTCTTGGGAAACCCCATTGGCCGTACGGCCCTATTAGCTCAGTTTTCTGCTCGTCCCTGGCAATTACCGGCTACCTTAGTAGGCGACGAAATGCGCACTTTTGCCAGCTCCCCTTCTTTTGATGAACTCTTAGACCAATTAGCTCACGGAGAGCGGCAACAAGGGGTTCCTCCGGGAACCATTAAGCAACCATTGGTCATTGGCTGGGGCCGGCAGGACCGGGTTTGTCTTCCCCGGCAAGCAACGCGGGCTTTAGCTGCTTTTCCCGACGCTCACCTGCATTGGTTTAATGATTGCGGCCACTTTCCCCAGTGGGATGCCCCTACCCAAACAGTGCGCCTAGTGCTAGCAGTAATTAATGGTGAATTGCTATTGGGTGGTTTACCGGCCCAAAGCACTCAACGAACTTCTCCCCGTAAAGTATTCTTTAAGCTGGCAATTGGCCTGGTGTTAATCGCCAGCGTTATCGGGCTTTTCCGGCGAAAAACATAA
- a CDS encoding nuclear transport factor 2 family protein, with protein sequence MDTKNMDVVKQYFEHFNNHDWEKMAEMYSETTAFKDPSLGQGIVKQTREQIAQKYSELNEAFPDLKDDVIQVYPSGENHIIVEFVSSGTAPDDSKLELPICTIFTIENGKIVKDFTYYDNLKNKKPAHDI encoded by the coding sequence ATGGACACTAAAAACATGGATGTAGTAAAGCAGTACTTTGAACATTTTAACAACCACGATTGGGAGAAGATGGCGGAAATGTATTCAGAAACAACTGCGTTTAAAGACCCTTCCCTTGGACAAGGAATTGTAAAACAGACGCGTGAACAGATTGCTCAAAAGTATAGTGAATTAAATGAAGCTTTTCCTGATTTGAAAGATGATGTTATCCAGGTATACCCATCAGGCGAAAACCATATTATTGTGGAATTTGTATCGAGCGGAACCGCGCCAGATGATTCTAAATTGGAACTTCCAATATGCACAATTTTTACAATTGAAAATGGAAAAATCGTTAAAGACTTTACCTATTACGATAATTTGAAGAATAAAAAGCCGGCACATGATATCTAG
- a CDS encoding BT1926 family outer membrane beta-barrel protein, with protein MSATTGIEKHFSGTKKLSPYIGAEIGFTSTFVKSEYTGPDREISVKNGYIDDNQNPNGRPGYSQIGLNAIVGADYYFVKRFYVGMELGYGIQYKISKKIEIKENGITTYADKVNGFRQFALGAYANPGLRVGFVF; from the coding sequence ACTACCGGAATCGAAAAACATTTTAGTGGAACAAAAAAGTTATCGCCCTATATAGGTGCAGAAATTGGCTTCACCTCCACATTTGTAAAATCTGAATATACAGGGCCTGATAGAGAAATTTCTGTTAAAAATGGCTATATAGATGATAATCAAAATCCTAATGGAAGACCTGGGTATTCGCAAATTGGCTTAAATGCAATTGTGGGCGCAGATTATTATTTTGTTAAAAGATTTTATGTAGGCATGGAATTAGGCTATGGAATTCAATATAAAATTTCTAAAAAAATTGAAATTAAGGAAAATGGCATTACTACTTATGCAGATAAAGTAAATGGTTTCCGACAATTTGCTTTAGGCGCCTATGCTAATCCTGGACTGAGAGTAGGTTTTGTATTTTAG